From Homalodisca vitripennis isolate AUS2020 chromosome 1, UT_GWSS_2.1, whole genome shotgun sequence, the proteins below share one genomic window:
- the LOC124354079 gene encoding uncharacterized protein LOC124354079, which produces MNLEGDFLLFADDVKLFGEEASYQQLVRLQEDLMKIEEWCVLNGMDLNPTKCLVITFSKSRQTHQFNYILQNFTLRRVTEVKDLGILLTANLDFGAHISNVCGKALKTLGLVNRICRQGLSASSLKTLYVALVRPIMEYSVVVWSPHQIGHCSSLDAVQRRFIRTIGVKLGYRYIEVGIQAMERCLNLPTLSSRRTLIDLMFLYKILNNTIDCSEILQMIDFHVPRSARHFQLFTIHHLSTNYLYHSAIPRLMRIGNAVSADLDFFGKPLSSFKRRAATILHELD; this is translated from the coding sequence ATGAATCTTGAAGGAGATTTCCTTTTGTTTGCTGACGATGTAAAACTATTCGGTGAAGAGGCATCATATCAACAACTGGTTCGTCTACAAGAGGATCTCATGAAGATTGAGGAATGGTGCGTACTCAATGGCATGGACTTAAACCCTACTAAATGTCTGgtgataacattttcaaaatccagACAGACTCATCAATTTAACTATATACTTCAAAATTTCACATTAAGAAGAGTTACGGAGGTTAAAGATCTGGGCATTCTTCTGACTGCAAATCTGGATTTTGGAGCTCATATATCTAATGTATGTGGAAAAGCTCTTAAAACACTTGGGCTTGTCAATAGAATTTGTAGGCAGGGACTGTCTGCCTCTTCTCTCAAGACTCTTTATGTTGCTCTCGTCCGACCAATAATGGAGTATTCAGTTGTTGTATGGTCTCCTCATCAGATTGGACACTGTTCATCCTTGGATGCTGTGCAGAGACGATTTATTAGGACGATTGGAGTCAAGCTCGGATACAGATACATAGAGGTTGGCATTCAAGCAATGGAGCGTTGTCTAAATTTACCAACTCTTTCATCAAGAAGAACGCTCATTGACTTGATGTTCctttacaaaattcttaataaCACCATTGATTGTTCCGAGATACTTCAAATGATTGATTTCCACGTTCCTCGGTCGGCGAGACATTTCCAGCTGTTTACCATCCATCATCTCTCGACAAACTACCTTTACCACAGCGCTATTCCAAGATTGATGAGGATTGGAAATGCAGTCTCTGCAGATCTGGATTTTTTTGGGAAGCCCCTGTCATCATTTAAGAGGAGGGCAGCCACTATACTGCATGAGCTTgattag